Part of the Mycolicibacterium mageritense genome is shown below.
CGCTGACGGTGTATTCGGGCTACCGGTTCGTGCGGCACGCCGTCGCCCGCGGCATGCCCGTCGCGATCATCAATCGAGGGCCGACGCGCGGTGACGAACTCGCGACCGTGAAGATCGACGCGGGATGTTCGGAGCTGCTGACCCTGCTGGCCGGCGAACTCACGAGAACGTACACGGCATCGCTCGGATAGCGTGCACGAAATTGCCCTGCAGATAAGCGGGTTCACCGGCAGCGAGGTCGGGCAGCTGGTGCAGCAGCTCACCGAAGATCGCGCGCAGCTGCGTCCTGGCGACATGCGCCCCCAGGCAGAAGTGCCGTCCGCCACCGCCGAAACCGAGGTGCGGGTTGGGCTTACGGCTCAGGTCGAACACCTCCGGGTGGTCGAACACCTCGGTGTCCCAGTTGCCTGACGCGTAGAACATCACGACCTTGTCACCCGCGGCGATCTGCTGTCCGCCGAGTTCGACATCGACCGCGGCGGTGCGGCGGAACGTCATCACCGGCGTCGCCCACCGGACGAACTCCTCGACTGCTCCGCCGATCCGATCGTCGAAATCTTCCATGAGCCAGGCTCTTTGGTCGGGGTGGTCGGTGAGCGCCTTGAGCGCGTGGCTGGTGGCCTGGCGCGTGGTGTCGTTGCCCGCGACCGCGAGCAGCACGAAGAAGGCGGCCACCTCGGCGTCGGTCAGCCGGTCACCGTCGACCTCGGCGTGCACCAGAGCGCTGATCAGGTCGGTGCCGGGGTTCTCGCGACGGTCGGCAGCCAGCTGATTGGCCACCTGATGCAGGTAGAACTGGTTGGCCACCAGCACTTCCAGCGCATTGCGGCCGTCGAGGTAGATCGGATCGGCCCACGACACCAAAGCGTCGGCGGCATGGGCGACCTGCTGGCGCTCGGATTCGGGGATACCGACCATGTCGGACAGCGTGCGGATGGGCAGTTCCTTGGCGCACTGCTCGACGAAGTCGACACCGCTGCCCGCAGCCTTGAGCTCCGCCACGATGGCCCTGGCGTTGTCCTTGATCGACGTCTCGATGCGGGCGACCTGCCGTGGCGTGAACGCCGAGTGCACGAGCTTGCGGATCAGCGTGTGGCGCGGCGCGTCCATCGCCAGAAACGACTGCGAAGCCTCGAGCAGCTCCTCGGGCACGCTGTCGAACAGCACGCCCTTGCCCGAGAGGAATGTCTCGCTGTCCCGGCTGACGGTGAGGATCTCGGCGTGGCGGGTGACGGCCCAGAACCCGGGATCCTCGGGATCGGGCATAAGCGTCTCCTCGACCGGCCGGTGCCAGCTGACCGGCCGCTCCGCGCGCAACTGCGCGAAGGACTTCTCGCGTTCGGCGGCGGTGGTGGACCAGAAGGCCTTCGAGGAGATGTCGATCGGATCGTACGGACGCGACGACATCGTTGTGATCGGCGACACAGTCATGAGGCTGACAATAAGTCTAGACACTATGTCTAGTCAAGATGTGCCAACGGCCGATACGCTGGTACGCATGCCATCGGTGACCCGAAAGCCGCAGGCCAAGCGCGAGGAACGGCGCGAGCAGATCGAAAGGCAGTTGCTTGATGCCACCGATCGGCTCATGGCCGACGGCACCAGCTTCACCGAACTCAGTGTCGACAAACTCGCCACCGAGGCAGGCATCTCGCGCGCGAGCTTCTACATCTACTTCGAGGACAAGGGACATCTGCTGCGGCGGCTGGCCACTCAGGTCTTCGCGGATCTGACCCGCGATGCGCAGCAGTGGTGGGGTGTCGCGGGCCGTCACGATCCCGCCGATGTGCACGCCGCGATGTCGGCCATCATCTCGAGCTATCGCCGCCACCAGCCCGTGCTCATCGCGCTCAACGAGATGTCGGGCTACGACCCGCTGGTCGGCGAGACCTACCGCGAGTTGCTCACCGGCATC
Proteins encoded:
- a CDS encoding cytochrome P450, producing the protein MTVSPITTMSSRPYDPIDISSKAFWSTTAAEREKSFAQLRAERPVSWHRPVEETLMPDPEDPGFWAVTRHAEILTVSRDSETFLSGKGVLFDSVPEELLEASQSFLAMDAPRHTLIRKLVHSAFTPRQVARIETSIKDNARAIVAELKAAGSGVDFVEQCAKELPIRTLSDMVGIPESERQQVAHAADALVSWADPIYLDGRNALEVLVANQFYLHQVANQLAADRRENPGTDLISALVHAEVDGDRLTDAEVAAFFVLLAVAGNDTTRQATSHALKALTDHPDQRAWLMEDFDDRIGGAVEEFVRWATPVMTFRRTAAVDVELGGQQIAAGDKVVMFYASGNWDTEVFDHPEVFDLSRKPNPHLGFGGGGRHFCLGAHVARTQLRAIFGELLHQLPDLAAGEPAYLQGNFVHAIRAMPCTFS
- a CDS encoding TetR/AcrR family transcriptional regulator, which gives rise to MPSVTRKPQAKREERREQIERQLLDATDRLMADGTSFTELSVDKLATEAGISRASFYIYFEDKGHLLRRLATQVFADLTRDAQQWWGVAGRHDPADVHAAMSAIISSYRRHQPVLIALNEMSGYDPLVGETYRELLTGISAQLTRVIESGQADGSIRAGLPAEPTASALTWMVERTCHVNLPSQPASYDAELAKTLTEIVWGALYLESAQL